The proteins below are encoded in one region of Micromonospora yangpuensis:
- a CDS encoding helicase-associated domain-containing protein — protein MTTSLADHLRSLPDDALAALLQLRPDLVVPVPADFGALATRANSRVSVARALDGLNQFTLLILDAARLTRHPEEGTTSVEAVLAMATAGAHPPAPTSVRSAVQRLRARFLLYGPESDLRVVESVDELAPYPAGLGRPAAELAPATAALCADPAKLRRTLLAAPPSARAILDRLAAGPPVGSVPPGALQAPAAGAEQSLPPDPTNGGTPTGSPVRWLVDNRLLAVVAGGRAGTPGTVELPREVGLLLRRDTGPLGALRSAPPPVAAAPREPKAADSAGAGQTMELVRQTEALVEQLTAEPAPMLRSGGIGVRDLRRLARTVGVDESATALLLEVAHAAGLIGELDLPGATGGRYGADQQVLATAGYEVWRAGSLAQRWEQLARAWLTMSRQAGLVGQRDDRDRPIPVLSAEAERAGAPAARRAVLGVLADLVPATAPTAEEVLALLEWRAPRRSRGREAAHRQVLTEAATLGVTGLGALTSYGRLLLDDVTAADERDTDPLGLLTEADPGQASTVVRALDALLPAPVDHFLVQADLSVVVPGPPDPALAAELEVVAEHESAGGASVHRVSPASVRRALDSGYSADDLHGLFAARSRTPVPQGLTYLIDDVARKHGGLRAGSAGGYLRSDDESLLAEVLVDRRLEALALRRLAPTVLVTPYQINRLLTALRDAGYAPVPEDAAGAIVLSRPKARRAPTRVPAASRAVDPLATPRLAMPRLLGVVEQIRRGEAASRAARRAPVSVRGGTPTERTGPVPVTGHADAIAVLQQAVREKALVWVGYVDAHGATASRLLRPVSIGAGYLRAEDERTEMLHTFALHRITAAVREK, from the coding sequence ATGACCACCTCACTCGCGGACCACCTGCGGTCGCTTCCCGACGACGCCCTCGCCGCGCTGCTCCAGTTGCGGCCGGACCTGGTCGTACCGGTGCCGGCCGACTTCGGCGCGCTCGCCACCCGGGCCAACTCCCGGGTCTCGGTGGCCCGCGCCCTGGACGGGCTGAACCAGTTCACCCTCCTGATTCTCGACGCCGCCCGGCTGACCCGGCATCCCGAGGAGGGCACCACCTCCGTCGAGGCGGTGCTCGCCATGGCCACCGCCGGCGCGCACCCGCCCGCGCCGACCAGTGTCCGTTCGGCGGTGCAGCGGCTGCGCGCCCGGTTCCTGCTGTACGGCCCGGAGAGCGACCTGCGGGTCGTCGAGTCCGTCGACGAGCTGGCCCCGTACCCGGCGGGGTTGGGTCGACCGGCGGCGGAGCTGGCCCCGGCGACGGCGGCGCTCTGCGCGGACCCGGCGAAGCTACGGCGCACGCTGCTGGCCGCGCCGCCCTCGGCCCGGGCGATCCTGGACCGGCTGGCCGCCGGACCGCCGGTGGGCAGCGTCCCGCCGGGGGCGTTGCAGGCACCGGCGGCGGGGGCCGAGCAGAGCCTGCCGCCGGATCCGACCAACGGCGGCACCCCGACCGGTTCGCCGGTGCGGTGGCTGGTCGACAACCGGCTGCTGGCCGTGGTGGCCGGCGGTCGGGCCGGCACCCCGGGCACCGTGGAGCTGCCCCGGGAGGTCGGGCTGCTGTTGCGCCGGGACACCGGCCCGCTCGGCGCGTTGCGTTCCGCGCCGCCGCCGGTGGCCGCCGCGCCGCGCGAGCCGAAGGCCGCCGACTCCGCCGGGGCCGGGCAGACCATGGAGCTGGTACGCCAGACCGAGGCGCTGGTGGAGCAGCTGACCGCCGAGCCGGCGCCGATGCTGCGTTCGGGCGGTATCGGGGTACGTGACCTGCGTCGGCTGGCCCGTACGGTCGGGGTGGACGAGTCGGCGACGGCGTTGCTGCTGGAGGTGGCGCACGCGGCCGGACTGATCGGCGAGCTGGACCTGCCCGGTGCCACCGGCGGCCGGTACGGCGCCGACCAGCAGGTGCTGGCCACCGCCGGGTACGAGGTGTGGCGGGCCGGTTCGCTGGCCCAGCGGTGGGAGCAGCTGGCCCGCGCCTGGCTGACCATGTCCCGGCAGGCCGGGCTGGTCGGGCAGCGCGACGACCGGGACCGCCCGATCCCGGTGCTCTCCGCCGAGGCGGAACGGGCCGGTGCGCCGGCCGCCCGGCGGGCGGTGCTCGGGGTGCTGGCCGATCTGGTGCCGGCCACCGCACCCACCGCCGAGGAGGTGTTGGCGCTGCTGGAGTGGCGGGCGCCGCGCCGCAGCCGGGGCCGGGAGGCCGCCCACCGGCAGGTGCTCACCGAGGCGGCCACGCTGGGCGTGACCGGGCTGGGGGCGCTCACCTCGTACGGGCGGCTGCTGTTGGACGACGTCACCGCCGCCGACGAGCGGGACACCGATCCGTTGGGGCTGCTCACCGAGGCCGATCCGGGCCAGGCGTCGACAGTCGTGCGGGCGTTGGACGCGCTGCTGCCGGCACCTGTCGACCATTTCCTGGTGCAGGCCGACCTGAGCGTGGTGGTGCCCGGTCCACCCGATCCGGCGCTGGCCGCCGAGTTGGAGGTGGTGGCCGAGCACGAGTCCGCCGGTGGGGCCAGCGTGCACCGGGTCAGCCCGGCGAGTGTCCGGCGGGCGTTGGACTCCGGGTACTCCGCCGACGACCTGCACGGCCTCTTCGCCGCCCGGTCGCGTACCCCGGTGCCGCAGGGGTTGACGTACCTGATCGACGACGTGGCCCGCAAGCACGGTGGCCTGCGGGCCGGCTCGGCCGGCGGGTACCTGCGCAGCGACGACGAGTCGTTGCTGGCCGAGGTGCTGGTGGACCGGCGGTTGGAGGCGTTGGCGTTGCGCCGGTTGGCCCCGACGGTGCTGGTCACGCCGTACCAGATCAACCGGCTGTTGACCGCGTTGCGTGACGCCGGGTACGCCCCGGTGCCGGAGGACGCGGCCGGGGCGATCGTGTTGTCCCGGCCGAAGGCCCGGCGGGCCCCGACCCGGGTGCCGGCGGCGAGCCGGGCGGTCGATCCGCTGGCCACGCCGAGGCTGGCGATGCCACGCCTGCTGGGGGTGGTGGAGCAGATCCGGCGGGGCGAGGCGGCGTCGCGGGCGGCCCGCCGGGCACCGGTGTCGGTGCGCGGCGGCACCCCCACCGAGCGGACCGGCCCGGTGCCGGTGACCGGCCACGCCGACGCCATCGCCGTGTTGCAGCAGGCGGTACGGGAGAAGGCGCTGGTCTGGGTGGGCTACGTCGACGCGCACGGGGCGACCGCGTCGCGGCTGCTGCGGCCGGTGTCGATAGGCGCTGGTTACCTGCGGGCCGAGGACGAGCGCACCGAGATGCTGCACACCTTCGCCCTGCACCGGATCACCGCGGCGGTCCGGGAGAAGTAA
- a CDS encoding HAD family hydrolase, with product MPLLTVGFDLDMTLVDSRPGIAATFRALSARTGVYVDTDAVVSRLGPPLRTELARWFPADQVEAAVLVYRELYPAYAITPTVPMPGAEAAIEAVHARGGRVMVVTAKMGPLARLHLDHLGLAVDELAGDLFAEQKATALREHGATHYVGDHTADMVAADTAGVPGIAVATGPCTAQELRDAGAAQVLDDLTGFPAALDAMIRLALTE from the coding sequence ATGCCCCTTCTGACGGTCGGCTTCGACCTCGACATGACCCTGGTCGACTCGCGTCCCGGCATCGCCGCCACGTTCCGCGCGCTGAGCGCCCGTACCGGCGTGTACGTCGACACCGACGCGGTGGTGTCCCGACTGGGACCCCCGTTGCGTACCGAACTCGCCCGCTGGTTCCCGGCCGACCAGGTGGAGGCGGCGGTGCTGGTCTACCGGGAGCTGTACCCGGCGTACGCGATCACGCCCACCGTGCCGATGCCCGGCGCGGAGGCGGCGATCGAGGCGGTGCACGCCCGGGGCGGCCGGGTGATGGTGGTCACCGCCAAGATGGGCCCGCTGGCCCGGCTGCACCTGGACCACCTCGGCCTGGCCGTCGACGAGCTGGCCGGCGACCTCTTCGCCGAGCAGAAGGCCACTGCGCTGCGCGAACACGGTGCGACCCACTACGTCGGCGACCACACCGCCGACATGGTGGCCGCCGACACGGCCGGGGTGCCCGGGATCGCGGTCGCCACCGGCCCCTGCACGGCGCAGGAGCTACGCGACGCGGGGGCCGCGCAGGTGCTCGACGATCTCACCGGATTCCCGGCGGCACTCGACGCCATGATCCGGCTAGCCTTGACGGAGTAG
- a CDS encoding cold-shock protein: MPTGRVKWYDAAKGYGFVTSDEGGDVFLPKGALPAGVTDLKGGQRVDFSVVDSRRGAQAMGVKLLDAPPSMAELRRRPAEELHGLVEDMIKVLEAKVQPDLRRGRFPDRRTAQKIAQLVHAVANELEV; the protein is encoded by the coding sequence GTGCCGACGGGTCGAGTGAAGTGGTACGACGCGGCCAAGGGATACGGGTTCGTCACCAGTGACGAGGGTGGCGACGTGTTCCTGCCGAAGGGCGCGCTACCGGCGGGTGTCACCGACCTCAAGGGTGGTCAGCGGGTCGACTTCAGTGTGGTGGACAGCCGCCGTGGCGCCCAGGCGATGGGGGTGAAGCTGCTCGACGCCCCGCCGTCAATGGCGGAGCTGCGGCGACGCCCGGCCGAGGAGCTGCACGGCCTGGTCGAGGACATGATCAAGGTGCTGGAGGCGAAGGTCCAGCCGGACCTGCGGCGGGGGCGTTTCCCCGACCGCAGGACCGCGCAGAAGATCGCTCAACTGGTCCACGCGGTCGCCAACGAGCTGGAGGTCTGA
- a CDS encoding 1,4-dihydroxy-6-naphthoate synthase produces MALSLAISPCPNDTFVFDALVHGRVPGAPPVEVTFADVDVTNTAAERGAYDLVKVSYAALPWLLDDYHLLPCGGALGRGCGPLVLTRQDHPTPTGRTGGSTPTGRTGGSTPTGRTGGSTPAGDLTGATVAVPGDRTTAYLLFRLWSAQRPPARIEVVPFHEIMPGVAAGRYDAGLVIHEARFTYHRHGLTALVDLGEWWEADTGLPIPLGAILARRGVVDPQAAAGWIRESVRQAWADPAVSRPYVLAHAQEMEPDVVDRHIDLYVNEFTANLGDAGLAAVRALLGRATEAGLVPQTSSSLATAWTS; encoded by the coding sequence GTGGCGCTCTCCCTGGCGATCTCGCCCTGTCCCAACGACACGTTCGTCTTCGACGCCCTGGTGCACGGGCGGGTGCCGGGAGCACCACCGGTCGAGGTGACCTTCGCCGACGTGGACGTGACCAACACCGCCGCCGAGCGGGGGGCCTACGACCTGGTCAAGGTGAGTTACGCGGCGCTGCCCTGGCTCCTCGACGACTACCACCTACTGCCCTGTGGTGGTGCCCTCGGGCGTGGCTGCGGCCCGCTGGTGCTCACCCGGCAGGACCACCCGACCCCGACGGGCAGGACCGGGGGCAGCACCCCGACGGGCAGGACCGGGGGCAGCACCCCGACGGGCAGGACCGGGGGCAGCACCCCGGCGGGCGACCTGACCGGGGCCACCGTGGCGGTCCCGGGGGACCGGACCACGGCGTACCTGTTGTTCCGGCTCTGGTCGGCGCAGCGGCCACCGGCGCGGATCGAGGTGGTCCCGTTTCACGAGATCATGCCGGGGGTGGCGGCCGGGCGGTACGACGCCGGTCTGGTGATCCACGAGGCGCGGTTCACCTATCACCGGCACGGGCTGACCGCCCTGGTGGACCTGGGCGAGTGGTGGGAGGCCGACACCGGCCTGCCGATCCCGCTCGGCGCGATCCTGGCCCGCCGGGGCGTGGTCGACCCGCAGGCCGCCGCCGGGTGGATCCGGGAGTCCGTCCGGCAGGCCTGGGCCGACCCGGCGGTGAGCCGACCGTACGTGCTGGCACACGCCCAGGAGATGGAGCCCGACGTGGTGGACCGGCACATCGACCTGTACGTCAACGAGTTCACCGCGAACCTGGGGGACGCGGGGCTGGCCGCCGTACGGGCGCTGTTGGGTCGGGCCACCGAGGCCGGGCTGGTCCCTCAGACCTCCAGCTCGTTGGCGACCGCGTGGACCAGTTGA
- a CDS encoding futalosine hydrolase, whose amino-acid sequence MTGLLVVTAVPAEAEAVRQGLADPTTVTVVPVGVGPAVAGAATARLLALAEAAGRPYQGVVSAGVAGGFPGRVPVGGTVLGDHSVAADLGAESPEGFLPVEELGMPAELLGAPSVLAADPTLLTRLRQRLPGATVGPVLTVSTVTGTVTSTAALVARHPTAVAEAMEGYAVAVAADQARLPFVELRTISNPIGPRDRAAWQLGTALTALTAAAAALGPTGDQAATPPGC is encoded by the coding sequence GTGACTGGGCTGTTGGTGGTGACCGCGGTGCCCGCCGAGGCGGAGGCGGTCCGGCAGGGACTCGCCGATCCGACGACGGTGACCGTGGTACCCGTCGGAGTCGGCCCCGCCGTGGCCGGTGCCGCCACCGCCCGGCTGCTCGCGCTCGCCGAGGCTGCCGGCCGGCCGTACCAGGGGGTGGTAAGCGCGGGCGTCGCCGGCGGCTTCCCCGGTCGGGTGCCGGTCGGCGGGACCGTGCTGGGTGACCACAGCGTCGCCGCCGACCTGGGTGCCGAGTCCCCCGAGGGGTTCCTCCCCGTCGAGGAGTTGGGCATGCCGGCGGAACTACTAGGTGCGCCGAGCGTGCTCGCCGCCGACCCGACCCTGCTGACCCGGCTACGCCAACGGCTGCCCGGGGCGACCGTCGGGCCGGTGTTGACGGTAAGCACGGTGACCGGCACCGTCACCAGCACCGCCGCCCTGGTCGCCCGGCACCCCACCGCCGTGGCCGAGGCCATGGAGGGGTACGCCGTCGCGGTCGCCGCCGACCAGGCCCGGCTCCCCTTCGTCGAGCTGCGCACCATCTCCAACCCGATCGGCCCCCGTGACCGGGCTGCCTGGCAGCTCGGTACCGCGCTGACCGCCCTGACCGCTGCGGCGGCGGCGCTGGGCCCGACCGGTGATCAAGCAGCTACGCCGCCGGGCTGCTGA
- a CDS encoding MFS transporter — translation MPLFSRSGRSALGRTVGTGIRATRLLFRGSARSGRWVTRQAGQARTRGAGGETGMVRLFDLHAVSCAGDTLIAIGLAGTIFFNVPLGEARSKVALYLLVTMVPFAMLAPVVGPLLDHFRHGRRYALAVTMLGRAFLAWLISDYIHGFGLYPAAFGVLALSRAYGVARSAAVPRLLPDGLGLSQAGARASVYGTIAGALVAPIGLAAFWFGPQWPLRVASVIFLIGMVVALRLPPKADSEPPERVPRPLRALWRRDGDRPLGRGRPAGRLVIATLTGAATLRAVYGFLLLFLAFALKKGDLDTTFFGRDLGPELALGVVGGALAVGTFLATAIGTRLRIHRPAALQSSGLVIVAGVAILATLKFSLAMVTLLCVVAALFSGIAKLAVDASIQERIPERLRASSFAHSETALMLAFVAGGALGLVPFTGRTGIAVAAAVAVLAAARGVLVAGRLRAERLVGRPLADDELSTTSPPADEPGHHPSPDRPGTDGPGPAGKPIDTGDTGGADDPTPTSPAPAGPRPAPTDATRTAPPGYHIYRPSSTVGGAAGKDDSGRRESPGSLP, via the coding sequence ATGCCGTTGTTCTCCCGCTCCGGGCGGTCCGCACTCGGGCGGACCGTCGGCACCGGCATCCGGGCCACCCGGCTGCTGTTCCGCGGCTCGGCCCGCAGCGGACGCTGGGTCACCCGGCAGGCCGGGCAGGCCCGGACCCGGGGCGCCGGTGGCGAGACCGGCATGGTCCGACTCTTCGACCTGCACGCCGTCTCCTGTGCCGGGGACACCCTGATCGCGATCGGCCTGGCCGGGACGATCTTCTTCAACGTTCCGCTTGGTGAGGCGCGCAGCAAGGTGGCGCTCTACCTGCTGGTGACGATGGTGCCGTTCGCCATGCTGGCACCGGTGGTCGGTCCACTGCTCGACCACTTCCGGCACGGCCGGCGGTACGCGCTGGCCGTCACCATGCTGGGCCGGGCCTTCCTGGCCTGGTTGATCTCCGACTACATCCACGGTTTCGGGCTCTACCCGGCCGCGTTCGGTGTCCTGGCGCTCTCCCGGGCGTACGGGGTGGCCCGCTCGGCGGCGGTACCCCGGTTACTCCCGGACGGCCTCGGCCTGTCCCAGGCCGGCGCCCGGGCCAGTGTCTACGGCACGATCGCCGGCGCACTGGTCGCACCGATCGGCTTGGCCGCCTTCTGGTTCGGCCCGCAGTGGCCGCTGCGGGTCGCCTCGGTGATCTTCCTGATCGGCATGGTGGTCGCGCTACGGCTGCCACCGAAGGCCGACTCCGAGCCACCGGAGCGGGTCCCCCGTCCACTACGGGCGCTGTGGCGCCGCGACGGCGACCGACCGTTGGGCCGGGGCCGACCGGCCGGCCGCCTGGTCATCGCCACCCTGACCGGCGCCGCCACCCTCCGCGCGGTCTACGGTTTCCTGCTGCTCTTCCTGGCGTTCGCCCTCAAGAAGGGCGACCTGGACACCACCTTCTTCGGCCGGGACCTGGGCCCGGAGCTGGCGCTCGGGGTGGTCGGCGGCGCGCTGGCCGTCGGCACCTTCCTGGCCACCGCGATCGGCACCCGACTGCGTATCCACCGGCCCGCCGCCCTGCAGTCCAGCGGCCTGGTCATCGTGGCCGGCGTGGCGATCCTGGCCACCCTGAAGTTCTCGCTGGCCATGGTCACCCTGCTCTGCGTGGTGGCCGCCCTCTTCAGCGGCATCGCCAAACTCGCCGTGGACGCCTCGATCCAGGAGCGGATTCCGGAACGGCTGCGCGCCAGTTCCTTCGCCCACTCCGAAACCGCGCTGATGCTCGCCTTCGTGGCCGGCGGCGCGCTGGGACTCGTCCCCTTCACCGGCCGGACCGGCATCGCCGTCGCCGCCGCCGTCGCCGTGCTGGCCGCCGCCCGGGGGGTACTGGTGGCCGGTCGACTGCGCGCCGAACGCCTGGTCGGACGCCCGCTGGCCGACGACGAACTGTCGACCACTTCGCCGCCCGCCGACGAGCCGGGCCACCACCCCAGCCCGGACCGACCCGGCACCGACGGGCCGGGCCCGGCCGGAAAGCCCATCGACACCGGCGACACCGGTGGTGCCGACGATCCCACCCCCACGTCACCGGCACCCGCCGGCCCACGCCCGGCACCGACCGACGCGACCCGGACCGCACCACCGGGCTACCACATCTACCGCCCCTCCTCCACCGTCGGCGGTGCCGCGGGCAAGGACGACAGCGGTCGCCGTGAGTCACCCGGCTCACTGCCGTGA
- a CDS encoding DUF3027 domain-containing protein translates to MGNNGRVTRPASTRAARLDQVCAAAVEVARAGITEVGADDVGEHLQVLAEADRLVTHYFECRLAGYRGWRWAVTVTRVPRSRQVTVCETVLLPGPDALLAPGWLPWQERLKPGDLGPGDLLFTPHDDDRLAPGYVLSDDPAVEETAWELGLGRPRVLSREGRAETAQRWYDGEHGPSAPIAISAPAAARCGSCGFYLPLAGALRQSFGACGNFYAPDDGRVVSADHGCGAHSEALVDTAETPVDELPTVYDDSAVEAMTVNPAPGPAGSGDVDLAAAEPASPTSPTAESVEPVESTEPAESPS, encoded by the coding sequence ATGGGGAACAATGGTCGGGTGACCAGGCCCGCCTCCACCCGCGCCGCCCGCCTCGACCAGGTCTGTGCCGCCGCCGTCGAGGTGGCCCGCGCCGGCATCACCGAGGTGGGTGCCGACGACGTCGGCGAGCACCTTCAGGTTCTCGCCGAGGCGGACCGGCTCGTCACGCATTACTTCGAGTGTCGGTTGGCCGGTTACCGGGGCTGGCGGTGGGCGGTCACCGTCACCCGGGTGCCCCGCAGCCGGCAGGTGACCGTCTGCGAGACGGTGCTGCTGCCCGGCCCGGACGCGCTGCTGGCCCCTGGCTGGCTGCCCTGGCAGGAGCGGCTCAAGCCGGGTGACCTGGGCCCGGGTGACCTGCTGTTCACTCCGCACGACGACGACCGGCTCGCCCCCGGGTACGTCCTCTCCGACGACCCGGCGGTCGAGGAGACCGCCTGGGAGCTGGGTCTCGGTCGGCCCCGGGTGCTGTCCCGGGAGGGCCGGGCCGAGACGGCCCAACGGTGGTACGACGGCGAGCACGGCCCCAGCGCGCCGATCGCGATCTCCGCCCCCGCCGCCGCCCGCTGTGGCAGCTGTGGTTTCTACCTGCCGTTGGCCGGTGCGCTACGGCAGTCCTTCGGGGCCTGCGGCAACTTCTACGCCCCGGACGACGGTCGGGTGGTCAGCGCCGACCACGGATGCGGCGCGCACTCGGAGGCCCTGGTCGACACGGCGGAGACGCCCGTCGACGAGCTGCCCACGGTCTACGACGACAGTGCCGTCGAGGCGATGACGGTCAACCCCGCGCCGGGGCCGGCCGGGTCGGGCGACGTCGACCTCGCGGCGGCCGAGCCGGCGAGCCCCACGTCCCCGACGGCCGAGTCAGTCGAGCCGGTGGAGTCGACCGAGCCGGCGGAGTCGCCGAGCTAG
- a CDS encoding DUF2530 domain-containing protein: MAPQPMPRPEPLDPPMVPFVLAGMAAWALAGVVLLVRSDWLTANGHQHWLWTCLAGFLWGLPGLAVMMRHDAKRRRRRAAAGLS, encoded by the coding sequence ATGGCCCCGCAGCCGATGCCCCGCCCCGAGCCGCTCGACCCGCCGATGGTGCCGTTCGTGCTCGCCGGGATGGCCGCGTGGGCACTGGCCGGGGTGGTGCTGCTCGTCCGGTCGGACTGGCTCACCGCCAACGGTCACCAGCACTGGCTCTGGACCTGCCTGGCCGGTTTTCTGTGGGGCCTTCCCGGTCTGGCGGTGATGATGCGGCACGACGCGAAACGCCGCCGTCGCCGCGCGGCCGCCGGACTGTCCTGA
- a CDS encoding NCS2 family permease, whose translation MAVAPPENGTPPEPARPRNGFDRYFEISARGSTLSREVRGGLATFFTMAYIVVLNPLILGAALDGDGQSLAIPALAAATALLAGLMTILMGVVGRFPLAVAAGLGVNALVAYEIAPEMTWADAMGLVVIEGLIIGVLVLTGLRTAVFRSVPTQMKTAIGVGIGLFLTIIGLVDAGFVRRIPDAANTTVPVGLGIGGKLVSWPMLVFVVGLLLTLVLVVRRVRGAILIGILVSTGLAIVIQALFNVGPSVVDGVANPKGWSLNVPELPSTIVDVPDLSLLGNFNVLDSWGRAGWLVVLMFVFTLLITDFFDTMGTMVAVGQEGSMLDEQGTPPRAKEILLVDSIGAMAGGAASVSSNTAYVESAAGVAEGARTGAANLVTGALFLLAMFFAPLVLIVPFEAASTALVVVGFLMMTAVRTIDWSDYEIAVPAFLTIVLMPFTYSISNGIGAGLITYVVVKLAKGKAREVHPLLYGVALVFVLYFLRGPIESALL comes from the coding sequence ATGGCAGTAGCGCCGCCCGAGAACGGCACGCCACCCGAGCCCGCTCGACCACGTAACGGCTTCGACCGGTACTTCGAGATCTCGGCCCGGGGCTCCACGCTGAGCCGGGAGGTACGGGGTGGCCTGGCCACCTTCTTCACGATGGCGTACATCGTGGTGCTCAACCCGTTGATCCTCGGCGCCGCGCTGGACGGGGACGGGCAGAGCCTGGCCATCCCGGCGTTGGCGGCGGCCACCGCCCTGCTGGCCGGGTTGATGACCATCCTGATGGGCGTGGTGGGCCGGTTCCCGCTGGCGGTCGCTGCCGGGCTCGGCGTCAACGCGCTTGTCGCGTACGAGATCGCCCCGGAGATGACCTGGGCGGACGCGATGGGCCTGGTGGTGATCGAGGGTCTGATCATCGGGGTGTTGGTGCTGACCGGCCTGCGGACCGCGGTGTTCCGCTCGGTGCCGACCCAGATGAAGACCGCCATCGGGGTCGGCATCGGGCTGTTCCTGACCATCATCGGTCTGGTCGACGCCGGTTTCGTCAGGCGGATCCCGGACGCGGCGAACACCACCGTGCCGGTCGGGTTGGGCATCGGCGGCAAGCTGGTGAGCTGGCCGATGCTGGTCTTCGTGGTGGGGCTGCTGCTGACCCTGGTACTGGTGGTACGTCGGGTGCGCGGGGCGATCCTGATCGGCATCCTGGTCTCGACCGGGTTGGCGATCGTCATCCAGGCGCTGTTCAACGTCGGCCCGTCAGTGGTCGACGGGGTGGCCAACCCGAAGGGTTGGTCGCTGAACGTCCCGGAGTTGCCGAGCACGATCGTGGACGTGCCGGACCTCTCCCTGCTCGGCAACTTCAACGTGTTGGACTCGTGGGGCCGGGCCGGCTGGCTGGTCGTGCTGATGTTCGTCTTCACCCTGCTGATCACCGACTTCTTCGACACCATGGGCACGATGGTGGCGGTGGGGCAGGAGGGGAGCATGCTCGACGAGCAGGGCACCCCGCCCCGGGCCAAGGAGATCCTGCTGGTCGACTCGATCGGCGCGATGGCCGGTGGCGCGGCGAGCGTCTCCAGCAACACGGCGTACGTGGAGAGCGCGGCCGGGGTGGCCGAGGGGGCCCGTACCGGGGCGGCGAACCTGGTCACCGGCGCGCTGTTCCTGCTGGCGATGTTCTTCGCCCCGCTGGTGCTGATCGTGCCGTTCGAGGCGGCCTCGACCGCCCTGGTGGTGGTCGGGTTCCTGATGATGACCGCGGTACGCACCATCGACTGGTCGGACTACGAGATCGCCGTGCCGGCGTTCCTCACCATCGTGCTGATGCCGTTCACGTACTCGATCTCCAACGGTATCGGGGCCGGTCTGATCACGTACGTGGTGGTCAAGCTGGCCAAGGGCAAGGCGCGTGAGGTGCACCCGCTGCTGTACGGGGTGGCCCTGGTCTTCGTGCTGTACTTCCTGCGCGGGCCGATCGAGTCGGCCCTGCTGTAA
- a CDS encoding MarR family winged helix-turn-helix transcriptional regulator yields MTERTVTARRVPPAQLAGQLRDAITRLNRRVRQARPVGDLTATQLSALTSLRLAGALTPRELADIERVQPPTMTRIVAKLEGRGLVRRTPHPTDGRQVILAATEGGQRVLDQFERARDEWLARRLTELDEEERDTLRRAAEILQALARD; encoded by the coding sequence GTGACGGAGCGGACGGTGACGGCGAGACGCGTGCCACCGGCGCAGCTGGCTGGCCAGTTGCGTGATGCGATCACCAGGTTGAACCGACGGGTCCGCCAGGCCCGGCCGGTTGGCGACCTGACGGCGACCCAGCTCAGCGCGCTCACCAGTCTCCGGCTGGCGGGTGCGCTGACGCCCCGGGAACTGGCCGACATCGAGCGGGTGCAACCGCCGACCATGACCAGGATCGTCGCGAAGTTGGAGGGGCGCGGGCTGGTCCGGCGTACCCCCCATCCGACCGACGGTCGCCAGGTGATCCTGGCGGCCACCGAGGGCGGCCAGCGGGTGCTCGACCAGTTCGAGCGGGCCCGCGACGAGTGGCTGGCCCGCCGGCTGACCGAGCTCGACGAGGAGGAACGCGACACGCTGCGGCGTGCCGCCGAGATCCTCCAAGCCTTGGCCCGCGACTGA